TGTCATGGCAGCAGTCCTTACCTCACCGGCGTGCGACCGAGCAACGACCCGGCACGTCGTCGGTGAGGTGCGATCTGTCAAGCCAAGGCCTTGACAGACCGTCGCAGAGCGGGCACCGCTCCACCGGTATCCGAATGAGGAAACGAAGAGCATCCCTGGTCTGGCGTGTCCGCTTCCAGTGCTGGAATCGCGGCTGGCCACGTGCGTTTTCCGGTAACGGTGGTATCTCGAGAGCGGGCACGGGGTTGCACCGTTTGTCGTCTAGTGGGGCAATGACGCCATACGAGATATATCCCGGCAGAGATAGTAGGCCTCGAACGGTGATACGGGAAGCACACTGAATAACGGAGGCGGGCAAGGAAAGCATGAGTAAAGATGCCATTCCCCTGGTCGATCTGGCGGCGCAGCATCGGCAGGTCGCCGACGAGGTCGAACGTGGTTTCGCACGAGTCCTCGCCGACACGTCATTCATTATGGGTGAGGACGTAGCGCGCTTCGAGCGATCGTTCGCCCGCTTCTCACGGGCGGCGCACTGCATCGGCGTCGCCAGCGGTACCGATGCCATCGAGCTCATGGTGCGCGCCGCCGGCGTCGGGCCGGGCGACGAGGTCATCGTGCCGGCGAACTCCTTCATAGCCACGGCCGTTGCCGTCATCCGTGCCGGAGCAACACCTGTGCTGGTGGACTGCGATCCCGTCTACCACCTGATCGACGTCTGCGACGTGGCGCGCAAGATCGGCCGCCGCACGAAGGCGATCTTACCGGTCCACCTCTACGGGCAGATGGCGCCCATGGAAGAGCTGCAGGCACTCGCTCGTGACGCGGGCGTCTTGCTCATCGAAGATGCGGCGCAGGCGCACGGAGGGCGCCGGAACGGAACGTCTGCGGGGGGCGCCGCGCTGGCCGCCGCGACCAGCTTCTACCCGGGAAAGAACCTCGGCGCCTACGGTGACGCTGGCGCGGTCCTCACCAACTCCGACGAGGTCGCCGCACGCGTCCGTGCACTGCGGAACTACGGTAGCGAGACTAAGTACGATCACCGGCAAGTCGGTTTCAACTCCCGCCTCGATACGCTCCAGGCGGTTGTGCTAAACGCCAAGTTGCCGCACCTGGCCGCCTGGAACGAGTTGAGGCGGCAAGCGGCGCAGCGGTACGACGAGTTATTGGCATCGGTCGACGCGGTGAGGCGTCCGGCAACGCTCGCCGGCAATCTCCACGTCTGGCACCTCTATGTCGTGCGCGTTCCGCGGCGTGACGAGGTGCTCCGACGACTCCGGGCCGCCGGTATCGGCGCCGGCGTGCATTATCCCCTGCCGATGCACCTGCACGGCGCACTGGCGCCGTTCGGCCACACACGCGGCGACTTCCCCACCGCCGAGACGGCGGCATCTGAGGTGCTTTCGCTGCCACTGTTCCCGGGGATCAGCCTGGAGCAGCAGGCGCGCGTGATCGAGGAACTAAAGCGGGCACTCGGAACAAGCGCCCCGAGCGAAGCCTCTTGATCCGCAAATTTGTCCGAGTGCAACGCCCCCTCAAGACCCTGCGCATGCGTTTTCCGTGCCGATCCCGCGCACGTGTCTCGGAGCGGATCATCCCCATCCCCGCTCTACGGCACGACACGCGCTCGCCCGGACGGCGGACAACGTGTCGCCACCCGGCACTCCACCCAAGCCGCGTCTCGCGTCGCCGTGTGTGGTCTCTATCGATTTTGCTAGGGGTACGGCGGCACGCACCGGGCCGGCCGCCTAGCGGTACGCCGGTGCGCGCCATCCGAGTGAAGATCCGGCGGCGTCCTACTCTCCCGCTGAGCGACCCAGCAGTACCATCGGCGCTGGAGGGCTTAACTTCCGTGTTCGGGATGGGAACGGGTGTTACACCTCCGCTATAGCCACCGGAAACCGTGAACTTTCACAATTGCATATGGGCAGAGCGGACATCAGAAGCGTCTTGGTAGCGACAGCGAAAAAAAGTGGTCAAGCCGCACGGCCAATTAGTACCGGTTAGCTGAGCGCATTACTGCGCGTGCACACCCGGCCTATCAACCTCGTCGTCTTCGAGGGGCCTTCAGGAGCCTTGCGGCTCAGGGATGCCTTATCTTGGGGTGGGCTTCCCGCTTATATGCGTTCAGCGGTTATCCCGTCCGCACATAGCTACCCGGCGATGCGGCTGGCGCCACAACCGGAACACTAGCGGTGCGTTCCTCCCGGTCCTCTCGTACTAAGGAGAACTCCCCTCAAGCATCCTGCGCCCACGGCGGATAGGGACCGAACTGTCTCACGACGTTCTGAACCCAGCTCGCGTGCCACTTTAATCGGCGAACAGCCGAACCCTTGGGACCTGCTCCAGCCCCAGGATGTGACGAGCCGACATCGAGGTGCCAAACCTCCCCGTCGATGTGAACTCTTGGGGGAGATAAGCCTGTTATCCCCGGCGTACCTTTTATCCGTTGAGCGATGGCCCTTCCATGCGGGACCACCGGATCACTAAGACCTGCTTTCGCACCTGCTCGAGATGTCTCTCTCGCAGTTAAGCCCCCTTATGCCTTTGCACTCGACGGCTGGTTTCCACTCAGCCTGAGGGGACCTTTGCGCGCCTCCGTTACTCTTTGGGAGGCGACCGCCCCAGTCAAACTACCCACCATGCAATGTCCCGAACCTGGATTACAGGCCACGGTTAGAACCCAAGAACAACAAGGGTGGTATTTCAACGTTGGCTCCCCCGAAGCTAGCGCCCCGGGTTCAAAGCCTCCCACCTATCCTACACATGCTGTCCCTAGATCCATTGCAAAGCTGTAGTAAAGGTGCACAGGGTCTTTCCGTCCTGCCGCGGGTACCCGGTATCTTCACCGAGATTGCAGTTTCGCTGAGTCCGTGGTCGAGACAGTGGGGAAATCGTTACGCCATTCGTGCAGGTCGGAACTTACCCGACAAGGAATTTCGCTACCTTAGGACCGTTATAGTTACGGCCGCCGTTTACCGGGGCTTCGGTTTCCCGCTTCGTCTTGCGACTAACGAGTCCCCTTAACCTTCCGGCACCGGGCAGGCGTCAGACCCTATACGTCGTCTTGCGACTTAGCAGAGTCCTGTGTTTTTGATAAACAGTCGCTACCCCCTGGTCACTGCGACCTCCTTCAGCTCTGGGGGCGAACCCCTTCACCTACAGGAGGCACACCTTCTTCCGAAGTTACGGTGTCAGTTTGCAGAGTTCCTTAACCACGGTTCTCTCAAGCGCCTTGGTATACTCTACCCGTCCACCTGAGTCGGTTTGCGGTACGGTCACCCCAACGACTCACCACGAGGATTTTCTTGGAAGCATGGGATCAATCACTTCGCGAGACCCGAGGGAATCGCTCGTCATCACCTCTCGGCGTTTGTAATGAAAGAGCGGATTTGCCTGCTCTTTCCGCCTACGGGCTTGAACCGGCACTTCCGACCGCCGGCTGACCTACCCTTCTCCGTCCCCCCCTGGTGTCTTTGTCACCGTTGAGGTGGTACAGGAATATTAACCTGTTTTCCATCACCTACGCCTTTCGGCCTCGGCTTAGGAACCGACTAACCCTGAGCAGATTACCTTTACCCAGGAAACCTTGGACTTACGGCGTGCCGGTTTTTCACCGGCATTATCGCTACTCGTGTCTGCATAAGCGCTTCCAGAACCTCCAGGTGTCCTTGCGATCACCCTTCACAGGCGACTGGAATGCTCCCCTACCACCCACTCGGCACCGCAGTGCCAAGTCGATCCGCAGCTTCGGTACCGTGCTTGAGCCCCGTTACATTTTCGGCGCGGACTCGCTTGACCAGTGAGCTGTTACGCTTTCTTTAAAGGATGGCTGCTTCTAAGCCAACCTCCTGGTTGTCTGTGCGTTTCCACATCCTTTCCCACTTAGCACGGACTTTGGGACCTTAGCTGGCGGTCTGGGCTGTTTCCCTTTCGACCATGGACCTTATCGCCCACAGTCTGACTCCTGGGATCCACATCTCGGCATTCGGAGTTTGGTTAGGTTTGGTACCCCGGTAAGGGCCCTAGCCCATCCAGTGCTCTACCTCCGAGAGTGAGCTCCCAAGGCTATACCTAAATATATTTCGGGGAGAACCAGCTATCACGGAATTTGATTAGCCTTTCACCCCTACCCACAGCTCATCCGAAGAGTTTTCAACCTCCACCGGTTCGGGCCTCCATCTCGTGTTACCGAGACTTTACCCTGGCCATGGGTAGATCATCCCGCTTCGGGTCTACTCCGTGCGACTCAATCGCCCTATTCAGACTCGCTTTCGCTACGGCTCCACCTCAATCGGCTTAGCCTCGCCGCACAAAGTAACTCGCAGACTCATTAAGCAAAAGGCACGCGGTCAGGCATCGCCTCGGCGAACCGCGGCGAACCGCCCTCCCACTGCTTGTAAGCGCACGGTTTCAGGTACTATTTCACTCCCCGCACTGGGGTGCTTTTCACCTTTCCCTCACGGTACTAGTGCACTATCGGTCGCAGGCTAGTATTTAGCCTTGGGAAATGGTCTTCCCAGCTTCCCACGGGGTTTCACGTGCCCCGCGGTACTCGGGAACTGCCTCCAAGAAGCCCACCACGTTTCGTCTACGGGACTCTCACCCCCTCTGGTTGTCCATTCCAGGAACCTTCGACTACGTGACGGGTTGGTAACTTCTCGGGATAATCCCTGAGGCAGCCCCACAACCCCACCGGTATTTCTACCGGCGGTTTGGGCTGATCCCCTTTCGCTCGCCGCTACTGAGGGAATCTCTGATTGATTTCTCTTCCTGGGGGTACTGAGATGTTTCACTTCCCCCCGTTCGCTTTCCGTGCCTATTTATTCAGCACGGAATGATGCCGCATTACCGGCACCGGGTTGCCCCATTCGGATATCTCCGGATCAAAGCCTGCTTAGCGGCTCCCCGGAGCTTTTCGCAGCTAGCCACGTCCTTCATCGCCTGCCTGCGCCAAGGCATCCACCGTGCGCCCTTCGTAGCTTGACCATTACGCCGTCGCTACCAAGTACGCTTCGTTCTACTTACTTCCGGTTACCCATATGCAATTGTCAAAGAACCAGCGGCTTCAAGGCCGAACCCACCCGCTCGGGTTGGATCCACGATGCCCAATCTCCCGATCGACCATCGCGCAACCAGCCCGGCAAAATGGAGCTGATCGGGATCGAACCGACGACCTCCGCCTTGCAAGGGCGGCGCTCTCCCAACTGAGCTACAGCCCCGCCACTTCCGCGCCCGGCCATCGGCTTCGCAGCGCCCTTCGCACAACCGAGATTGTGGTGGGCCTAGGTAGAGTCGAACTACCGACCTCACCCTTATCAGGGGTGCGCTCTAGCCAACTGAGCTATAGGCCCGACGGGGCGCCGGTCCCTCAAAACTAGGTGGTGAGGCAAGTTTGCTCGGAGCCGGGTTACCCGGCACCCTGAGTTAGCGTACCGAGTACGCCCTCGGGTTGAACCATACCCGCGGACGCGATTAAGGCACAACTTGCGCCGTGCCTTCCTTAGAAAGGAGGTGATCCAGCCGCAGGTTCCCCTACGGCTACCTTGTTACGACTTCACCCCAGTCACCAACCATACCATGGGCGGCTATCTCCCTTGCGGGTTGATTCACCGACTTCCGGTACAATTGGCTTCCATGGTGTGACGGGCGGTGTGTACAAGGCCCGGGAACGTATTCACCGCGGCATGCTGATCCGCGATTACTAGCGATTCCGCCTTCATGGAGTCGAGTTGCAGACTCCAATCCGAACTGAGAGCAGCTTTTTGGGATTGGCTCCCCCTCACGGGTTCGCAGCCCTTTGTGCCGCCCATTGTAGCACGTGTGTAGCCCTGGACATAAGGGCCATGAGGACTTGACGTCATCCCCACCTTCCTCCCGTTTAACACGGGCAGTCTCTCTAGAGTGCTCAACTAAATGGTAGCAACTAGAGACAGGGGTTGCGCTCGTTGCGGGACTTAACCCAACATCTCACGACACGAGCTGACGACAGCCATGCAGCACCTGAACCGCCGGTCCCTTGCGGGAAAATCCCATTTCTGGGACGGCCCGACGTTGTCTAGCCCAGGTAAGGTTCTTCGCGTTGCGTCGAATTAAACCACATGCTCCACCGCTTGTGCGGGCCCCCGTCAATTCCTTTGAGTTTTAACCTTGCGGCCGTAGTCCCCAGGCGGGGCACTTAATGCGTTAGCTGCGGCACTCAGGGGGTCAATACCCCGAACACCTAGTGCCCATCGTTTACAGCGTGGACTACCAGGGTATCTAATCCTGTTTGCTCCCCACGCTTTCGCGTCTCAGCGTCAGTATCCGTCCAGAGGGCCGCCTTCGCCACCGGTGTTCCTCCTGATATCTACGCATTTCACCGCTACACCAGGAATTCCACCCTCCTCTCCGGTACTCGAGCCTCCCAGTTTCCAGCGCAGTTCCGGGGGTAAGCCCCGGGCTTTCACACCAGACTTAGAAGGCCACCTACACGCGCTTTACGCCCAGTGATTCCGAACAACGCTCGCACCCTCCGTATTACCGCGGCTGCTGGCACGGAGTTAGCCGGTGCTTCCTTCGGAGGTACCGTCAGGTCGGCGACGTATTAGGTCACCGATGTTTCGTCCCTCCCGACAGGGCTTTACGACCCGAAGGCCTTCATCACCCACGCGGCGTCGCTGCGTCAGGCTTTCGCCCATTGCGCAATATTCCCCACTGCTGCCTCCCGTAGGAGTCTGGGCCGTGTCTCAGTCCCAGTGTGGCTGGCCATCCTCTCAGACCAGCTAGCCATCTTCGCCTTGGTGGGCCGTTACCCCACCAACTAGCTAATGGCGCGCAGGCCCATCCCCGAATGGTAGCTTGCAAGCAGAGGCCACCTTTTACCCCGAGAACCGCAGCTCCCGTGGTCTTATCCGGCATTAGCCCGTCTTTCGACAGGTTATTCCAGGTTCGGAGGCAGGTTACCTACGTGTTACTCACCCGTGCGCCGCTGTACTAGCAGGGTTGCCCCCGCGTTCCCGCACGACTTGCATGTGTTAGGCACGCCGCCAGCGTTCGTTCTGAGCCAGGATCAAACTCTCCAGTTAACTTCGAGCGGTCCGCGCGCAGATCGCGCCCGGACCACGCTACTAACAGGGTTCGTCCGACTGGCAAACTTCTCGCCTCACCCGAAGACACTCGGATGAGGCAGCGTCACCACCTAGTTTTCAAAGACCGGCCGCCCAATGCGGAAAGACCTGTATAGGGAAGGCCCTTCGGGGAGTCAACCCCCTTTTTGCGCATGCCCCGAAAAGTCGACGTAACTGATCCGACGCGAGCCGACCTGCAGCAAGAACCGCCGCCCTGCCTCAACGCTCGGGTCGAGCGAGTAATGCAC
This sequence is a window from Candidatus Binatia bacterium. Protein-coding genes within it:
- a CDS encoding DegT/DnrJ/EryC1/StrS family aminotransferase, with product MSKDAIPLVDLAAQHRQVADEVERGFARVLADTSFIMGEDVARFERSFARFSRAAHCIGVASGTDAIELMVRAAGVGPGDEVIVPANSFIATAVAVIRAGATPVLVDCDPVYHLIDVCDVARKIGRRTKAILPVHLYGQMAPMEELQALARDAGVLLIEDAAQAHGGRRNGTSAGGAALAAATSFYPGKNLGAYGDAGAVLTNSDEVAARVRALRNYGSETKYDHRQVGFNSRLDTLQAVVLNAKLPHLAAWNELRRQAAQRYDELLASVDAVRRPATLAGNLHVWHLYVVRVPRRDEVLRRLRAAGIGAGVHYPLPMHLHGALAPFGHTRGDFPTAETAASEVLSLPLFPGISLEQQARVIEELKRALGTSAPSEAS